In Halomonas denitrificans, one DNA window encodes the following:
- a CDS encoding acyl-CoA dehydrogenase family protein, with translation MKLSEDLELLRESVRRFAEDTIAPRAAEIDESNEFPQDLWTALGKMGLLGITVPESLGGSDMGYLAHLVAMEEISRASASVGLSYGAHSNLCLDNLYRNGNEEQRRKFVPKLVSGEFKGALAMSEPGAGSDVVGSMACRAEQRGDVWIANGSKMWITNGPEADVVLVYMRTAGKDAGSRCMTAFLVEKDMPGFRKAQKLDKLGMRGSNTCELVFENCEIPAANVLGDVHEGVKILMSGLNSERLVLSGGPIGIMQACMDNVLPYVRERKQFERRLGDFGLMQAKIGDMYTALQSSRGFAYQLGAAYDAGERSRIDAASCLLHASRSAVEVALEAIQALGGNGYINEYPTGRLLRDAKLYDIGAGTNEIRRMLIGRELVEERG, from the coding sequence ATGAAGCTGTCCGAAGACCTCGAACTCCTGCGTGAATCCGTCCGGCGCTTCGCCGAGGACACGATCGCGCCGCGCGCCGCCGAGATCGACGAATCCAACGAGTTCCCGCAGGACCTGTGGACCGCGCTCGGGAAAATGGGCCTGCTCGGGATCACGGTGCCGGAATCGCTGGGCGGCTCGGACATGGGCTACCTCGCGCACCTGGTCGCCATGGAAGAGATTTCCCGCGCTTCGGCCTCGGTCGGGCTGTCCTACGGCGCGCACTCCAACCTGTGCCTTGACAACCTGTACCGCAACGGCAACGAGGAGCAGCGCCGGAAGTTCGTTCCGAAGCTGGTCAGCGGTGAGTTCAAGGGTGCGCTGGCGATGTCCGAACCCGGTGCAGGCTCCGACGTGGTCGGCTCGATGGCCTGTCGAGCCGAGCAGCGCGGCGACGTCTGGATCGCCAACGGCTCCAAGATGTGGATCACCAACGGGCCGGAGGCGGACGTGGTTCTCGTCTACATGCGCACCGCCGGCAAGGACGCCGGCTCGCGCTGCATGACGGCCTTCCTGGTCGAGAAGGACATGCCGGGATTCCGCAAGGCTCAGAAACTCGACAAGCTCGGCATGCGCGGATCGAACACCTGCGAGCTGGTCTTCGAGAACTGCGAGATCCCGGCCGCGAACGTCCTCGGGGACGTCCACGAGGGCGTGAAGATCCTGATGTCCGGACTGAATTCGGAGCGGCTCGTGCTTTCCGGCGGCCCGATCGGCATCATGCAGGCCTGCATGGACAATGTCCTGCCCTACGTGCGGGAACGGAAGCAGTTCGAACGTCGGCTCGGCGATTTCGGCCTGATGCAGGCCAAGATCGGCGACATGTACACCGCGCTGCAGTCCTCGCGCGGCTTCGCCTACCAGCTCGGCGCGGCCTACGACGCCGGCGAGCGTTCGCGCATCGACGCGGCAAGCTGTCTGCTCCATGCCTCGCGCAGTGCCGTCGAGGTGGCGCTGGAAGCGATCCAGGCCCTCGGCGGGAACGGCTACATCAACGAGTATCCCACCGGCCGCCTGCTGCGCGACGCCAAGCTCTACGACATCGGCGCCGGCACCAACGAGATCCGACGGATGCTGATCGGACGCGAACTGGTCGAGGAGCGCGGCTGA
- a CDS encoding secondary thiamine-phosphate synthase enzyme YjbQ — MHGTRVSIDTPGRGLVDVTRQVASVVRESGIRLGLCHVFILHTSASLLITENADPDVLHDLETVFAGLAPDGDPRYRHTAEGPDDMSAHVRSALTGTSLTVPVRDGRLELGTWQGIFLWEHRTRPHARTLSITVAG; from the coding sequence ATGCACGGGACGAGGGTCTCGATCGATACGCCGGGCCGGGGGCTGGTCGACGTCACGCGGCAGGTGGCCTCGGTGGTGCGGGAAAGCGGCATTCGGCTCGGCCTGTGTCACGTGTTCATCCTGCACACCTCGGCCTCGCTCCTGATCACCGAGAACGCCGATCCCGACGTCCTCCATGACCTCGAGACCGTGTTTGCCGGCCTCGCGCCGGACGGCGACCCTCGCTATCGCCATACGGCCGAGGGGCCTGACGACATGTCGGCGCACGTCCGATCGGCGCTGACCGGCACGTCGTTGACCGTGCCGGTTCGAGACGGTCGGCTCGAGCTCGGCACCTGGCAGGGAATCTTCCTCTGGGAGCACCGAACGCGTCCGCACGCACGGACCCTGTCGATCACGGTCGCCGGTTGA
- a CDS encoding cytochrome ubiquinol oxidase subunit I: MELDPVFLSRIQFAFVVSFHAIFPVFTIGLAAWIALLEALNYRRPDPVREKLSRFWIKIFAVVFGMGVVSGIVMAFQFGTNWSQFSLSASNFLGPALSYEVVTAFFLEATFLGVLLFGRDRVPPGLHLLAACMVALGTFISSFWILSTNSWFHTPAGVELIDGRFQVTSWIEAIFNPSLPYRFAHMALASFITGGLVVAAVSAWYLVRGRNPRSGRMALRMTVVMLAVATPLQMFIGDLHGLNTFEYQPMKVAAMEGHWETQRGAPLILFAIPDADAEENLFEVAIPKLGSLILTHSLDGEVRGLKSVPAEDRPPVGPVFWSFRVMVGLGVLFILLSWVAAVQLMRGCLFDSPRLLKVLSWVGPLPFVAVLAGWFTTEIGRQPWVVYGMMRVDEAITPSLTGGMALATLIGYIAVYAVVFGAGLYYLRRVVMAGPDPIEHLEDDESARPKRPLSANPLTMTGAVPKEA, encoded by the coding sequence ATGGAGCTCGACCCGGTCTTCCTTTCGCGAATCCAGTTCGCGTTCGTCGTTTCCTTTCACGCCATCTTTCCGGTCTTCACGATCGGACTGGCCGCGTGGATCGCGCTCCTCGAGGCGCTGAACTACCGGCGTCCGGATCCGGTGAGGGAAAAGCTTTCCCGCTTCTGGATCAAGATCTTCGCGGTGGTGTTCGGCATGGGTGTCGTGTCGGGAATCGTGATGGCGTTCCAGTTCGGTACCAATTGGTCGCAGTTCTCGCTGTCCGCGTCGAATTTCCTCGGCCCCGCGCTCAGCTACGAAGTGGTCACCGCGTTCTTCCTCGAGGCAACCTTCCTCGGCGTCCTGCTGTTCGGCCGCGATCGGGTACCGCCGGGACTGCACCTGCTGGCCGCCTGCATGGTCGCGCTGGGGACGTTCATTTCCTCGTTCTGGATCCTGTCGACCAACAGCTGGTTCCATACCCCGGCCGGTGTCGAGCTGATCGATGGCCGTTTCCAGGTCACCTCGTGGATCGAGGCGATCTTCAATCCTTCGCTGCCGTATCGCTTCGCGCACATGGCGCTGGCCTCGTTCATCACGGGCGGCCTGGTCGTGGCTGCGGTCAGTGCCTGGTACCTCGTGCGCGGCCGCAACCCGAGATCGGGTCGAATGGCGCTGAGGATGACCGTGGTCATGCTCGCCGTGGCCACGCCGCTGCAGATGTTCATCGGCGATCTGCACGGGCTGAACACGTTCGAATACCAGCCGATGAAGGTGGCGGCCATGGAGGGGCACTGGGAAACGCAGCGAGGGGCCCCGCTGATCCTGTTCGCGATCCCGGACGCCGACGCCGAGGAGAACCTTTTCGAGGTCGCGATCCCGAAGCTCGGCAGCCTGATCCTGACCCACTCGTTGGACGGGGAGGTGCGGGGTCTGAAGTCGGTACCGGCCGAGGATCGTCCGCCGGTCGGGCCGGTGTTCTGGAGTTTCCGCGTCATGGTCGGGCTCGGCGTACTGTTCATCCTCCTGTCCTGGGTTGCCGCGGTCCAGCTGATGCGGGGGTGCCTGTTCGACTCGCCGCGCCTGCTCAAGGTACTGTCCTGGGTCGGTCCTCTACCGTTCGTGGCCGTTCTCGCGGGTTGGTTCACCACCGAGATCGGCCGTCAGCCCTGGGTGGTCTACGGAATGATGCGGGTGGACGAGGCGATCACGCCGTCGCTGACCGGCGGGATGGCCCTGGCCACGCTGATCGGCTACATCGCGGTCTACGCGGTGGTCTTCGGCGCCGGGCTCTACTACCTGCGGCGCGTGGTCATGGCCGGACCCGATCCGATCGAACACCTCGAGGATGACGAATCCGCGCGCCCCAAGCGCCCGCTGTCGGCGAATCCGCTGACGATGACCGGCGCCGTGCCGAAGGAGGCCTGA
- a CDS encoding SLC13 family permease: MTFEIALVFVIIGCALYLFATEKLPVDVTALAILVTVMAIPVLFHSEWLVARGVDLEAAFPTVSESLSGLSSTATVTVLCMFILSGGIQRSGLVHLLGRKLFPMVGTSEIRQMIVIGVLVGVVSGFINNTAAVAIAIPLVLDMAKRSNLRASRVLIPVSFFGMLGGTLTLIGTSTNILASAILAEEPGVERQLGMFEFTHVGLIVLVTGLIYFLTLGRWLLPNRDARPVNEQDEETFVIELGVPSGSPLIDKTLEEAKFETATGVEVMKLTREEKTWIKRARSTAVSAGDIVLARATVRQIMDLIKEDMVDVLSDFGDTRKARPDGQLVPILLRNRGLFNGRTARAVDFWKRYQGRLIGLDTRSIRSRRMAQEKLHVGEIALLEISKTALARLVRNSDVVVLDEYEDDFDTRKMLIAGGIVAAVILLAALTPLPIVLTAIGGVIAMVATGTIAKQDMYDDVSWDVIFLLAGIIPLGIAMTKSGAADWVSSLLAGYAAGWDPIFVVMALYAVTTLLTSILSNNASVVILVPVAIALGEMLELNPIPLTIAVMFAASNSFLTPVGYQTNTMIFGTGVLRFSDFPKVGAPLNVILMIVTSYAVTWFWPLQLT; this comes from the coding sequence ATGACCTTCGAAATCGCATTGGTGTTCGTGATCATCGGCTGCGCGCTGTACCTGTTCGCCACCGAGAAGCTTCCGGTGGACGTCACGGCGCTGGCGATCCTGGTCACGGTCATGGCGATCCCGGTGCTGTTCCATTCCGAATGGCTGGTGGCGCGCGGCGTCGACCTCGAGGCGGCGTTCCCGACCGTTTCCGAGAGCCTGTCCGGCCTGTCCAGCACGGCCACGGTCACCGTGCTCTGCATGTTCATCCTGTCCGGCGGCATCCAGCGCTCCGGCCTGGTCCACCTGCTCGGCCGCAAGCTGTTCCCCATGGTCGGCACCTCGGAGATCCGGCAGATGATCGTGATCGGCGTGCTGGTCGGCGTGGTCTCCGGCTTCATCAACAACACGGCCGCCGTCGCGATCGCGATCCCGCTGGTGCTCGACATGGCCAAGCGCTCCAACCTGCGGGCCTCGCGGGTGCTGATCCCGGTCAGCTTCTTCGGCATGCTCGGCGGCACCCTGACCCTGATCGGCACTTCGACCAACATCCTGGCCTCGGCGATCCTCGCCGAGGAACCGGGCGTGGAACGTCAGCTGGGCATGTTCGAGTTCACCCACGTCGGCCTGATCGTCCTCGTCACCGGGCTGATCTATTTCCTGACCCTCGGCCGCTGGCTGCTGCCGAATCGCGATGCGCGACCGGTCAACGAACAGGACGAAGAAACCTTCGTCATCGAACTGGGGGTGCCGAGCGGCAGCCCGCTGATCGACAAGACGCTCGAAGAGGCGAAATTCGAGACCGCGACCGGCGTCGAGGTGATGAAACTCACCCGCGAGGAAAAGACCTGGATCAAGCGCGCCCGCTCCACCGCCGTGAGCGCGGGCGACATCGTCCTGGCCCGGGCCACCGTGCGCCAGATCATGGACCTGATCAAGGAGGACATGGTCGACGTCCTGTCGGACTTCGGAGACACGCGCAAGGCGCGACCGGACGGGCAGCTGGTCCCGATCCTGCTGCGCAATCGCGGACTGTTCAACGGCCGTACCGCGCGCGCAGTGGATTTCTGGAAGCGCTACCAGGGACGACTGATCGGCCTGGACACGAGATCGATCCGATCCCGCCGGATGGCCCAGGAAAAACTGCACGTCGGCGAGATCGCGCTGCTCGAGATTTCCAAGACCGCGCTGGCCCGGCTGGTGAGGAATTCCGACGTGGTCGTCCTCGACGAGTACGAGGACGACTTCGACACCCGCAAGATGCTGATCGCCGGCGGCATCGTCGCCGCCGTCATCCTGCTCGCCGCGCTGACGCCGCTGCCGATCGTTCTCACCGCGATCGGCGGCGTGATCGCGATGGTGGCGACCGGCACGATCGCCAAGCAGGACATGTACGACGACGTGTCCTGGGACGTGATCTTCCTGCTGGCAGGCATCATCCCGCTCGGCATCGCGATGACCAAGTCCGGCGCCGCGGACTGGGTCAGTTCGCTGCTGGCCGGCTACGCCGCCGGCTGGGACCCGATCTTCGTGGTCATGGCCCTCTACGCGGTCACGACGCTGCTGACCAGCATTCTCAGCAACAATGCCTCGGTCGTCATCCTGGTGCCGGTCGCGATCGCCCTGGGAGAGATGCTCGAGCTCAACCCGATTCCGCTGACCATCGCCGTGATGTTCGCGGCCTCGAACAGCTTCCTGACCCCGGTCGGCTACCAGACCAACACGATGATCTTCGGTACCGGCGTGCTGCGCTTTTCCGACTTTCCCAAGGTCGGCGCCCCGCTGAACGTGATCCTGATGATCGTGACCAGCTACGCGGTGACCTGGTTCTGGCCGCTGCAGCTGACCTGA
- the cydD gene encoding thiol reductant ABC exporter subunit CydD, which produces MPAVTDRSTGAWLGRQAPGWLRPAMAGLAVIEAGLILAQAGAIAALVRQVVVESRTPAMALAAGLLAALLLRAVVLGARSALASGASAGIRVDLRRRMLDALRNAGPAVAPPTGRVLAAFDDQIEKLDAYYARFLPQQFAAAIVPAMVLAVVFVVDWVAGAFLLLSAPLIPLFMVLVGWGAEARARAQVDALGRLGGWFLDRLRGAATLKRFGAEGETDGQVLERTDALRRASMRVLQLAFLSSAVLEFFASVAIAAVAIYVGMGLLGFLSFGPAADLTLAGGLFVLLLAPEFFAPLRAMAQGWHDRADARAAVAEVATVLGPADPGAEPASRAGRQAASGSSDGPGVSRTGSAASAPAGACSVVTAAPVRIRGLCFAYPDRPVLFDGLDLAFERGERVVLSGPSGGGKSTLIDLLAGFLHPAAGRIEIGGEDAAPWSETERAARVAWLGQRPTLFPGTLYENIALGWAEATTEEVEAIAESAGVMDFAHRLDRGLDSAVGERGERLSGGQIQRVALARALLRPRPVLLLDEPTAHLDRRGERRVLDALSSLLESRDVTVVAASHRPEMIERADRVVRIDAGRVAELSVR; this is translated from the coding sequence GTGCCGGCGGTCACTGATCGTTCGACCGGCGCCTGGCTGGGCCGGCAGGCGCCCGGCTGGCTTCGTCCCGCGATGGCCGGCCTGGCCGTGATCGAAGCCGGGCTGATCCTCGCCCAGGCCGGCGCGATCGCTGCGCTGGTCCGCCAGGTGGTCGTCGAGTCCCGAACGCCGGCCATGGCGCTTGCTGCCGGTCTGCTGGCCGCGCTGCTGCTGCGGGCCGTCGTGCTCGGTGCGCGGTCGGCGCTGGCCTCGGGCGCGTCCGCCGGCATCCGGGTCGATCTTCGTCGACGCATGCTCGACGCCCTTCGGAACGCCGGACCGGCGGTCGCGCCGCCGACCGGGCGGGTCCTGGCCGCCTTCGACGACCAGATCGAGAAGCTCGATGCCTACTACGCGCGGTTCCTGCCGCAGCAGTTCGCGGCCGCGATCGTGCCGGCCATGGTGCTCGCGGTGGTTTTCGTCGTCGACTGGGTGGCCGGTGCCTTCCTGCTGTTGAGCGCACCGCTGATTCCCCTGTTCATGGTCCTCGTGGGCTGGGGCGCCGAGGCGCGCGCGCGGGCCCAGGTCGACGCGCTGGGGCGCCTCGGTGGCTGGTTTCTCGATCGCCTGCGCGGCGCCGCGACGTTGAAGCGATTCGGCGCCGAAGGAGAGACCGACGGCCAGGTGCTCGAGCGGACCGACGCGCTGCGCCGGGCGTCGATGAGGGTCCTGCAGCTCGCGTTCCTGTCGTCCGCCGTGCTGGAGTTCTTCGCGTCGGTCGCGATCGCGGCGGTCGCGATCTACGTCGGCATGGGCCTGCTCGGTTTCCTCTCGTTTGGTCCGGCCGCCGACCTGACGCTGGCCGGCGGGCTGTTCGTGCTGCTGCTCGCGCCGGAGTTCTTCGCGCCGCTGCGTGCGATGGCGCAGGGCTGGCACGACCGGGCCGATGCGCGTGCCGCGGTCGCGGAAGTCGCGACCGTTCTCGGGCCCGCGGACCCGGGGGCCGAACCCGCCAGCAGGGCAGGGCGTCAAGCGGCATCCGGCTCGTCGGACGGGCCGGGCGTCTCCCGAACCGGGTCGGCAGCGAGCGCGCCGGCCGGCGCTTGCTCGGTCGTGACGGCCGCGCCGGTTCGAATCCGTGGCCTGTGCTTCGCCTACCCGGATCGTCCCGTGCTGTTCGACGGACTGGACCTGGCCTTCGAACGCGGGGAGCGGGTGGTGCTCAGCGGGCCGAGCGGCGGCGGCAAGAGCACGCTGATCGACCTGCTGGCCGGGTTCCTCCACCCGGCGGCCGGCCGTATCGAGATCGGCGGCGAAGACGCCGCGCCATGGTCCGAGACCGAGCGGGCCGCCCGCGTCGCCTGGTTGGGCCAGAGGCCGACGCTGTTTCCGGGCACGCTCTACGAGAACATCGCGCTCGGATGGGCCGAGGCAACGACCGAGGAGGTCGAGGCGATCGCCGAGTCCGCCGGAGTGATGGACTTCGCGCATCGTCTGGACCGGGGCCTCGACAGCGCGGTGGGCGAGCGTGGGGAACGCCTGTCGGGCGGGCAGATCCAGCGGGTGGCGTTGGCCCGTGCACTCCTCAGGCCGAGGCCGGTGCTGCTGCTCGATGAACCCACCGCGCATCTCGATCGACGGGGCGAGCGGCGGGTGCTGGACGCGCTGTCATCGCTGCTCGAGAGCCGCGACGTCACGGTCGTCGCAGCCAGTCACCGGCCGGAAATGATCGAGCGTGCCGACCGCGTCGTGCGCATCGATGCGGGGCGCGTGGCAGAGCTGAGCGTGCGATGA
- the cydB gene encoding cytochrome d ubiquinol oxidase subunit II has translation METIDLTLIWVVIIGIGIFMYVLMDGFDLGVGILFPFAPDDLSRDRMMNSVAPIWDGNETWLILGGAGLLAAFPLVYAVFLPALYIGIFLLVAGLIFRGIAFEFRFKSSDRSRRWWDRSFSIGSTVASFAQGAVVGAYLQGFEVVDFQYAGGPFDWLTPFTVMTGLGVVTGYALLGATWTVLKTEGHTQEWAFKASERLLIAVFAFFLLVSLWTPLSKDFVQQRWLDGMAWLWIFPVATLAALLWVWRAIRERRDVVPFVGSMVLFGLFYLGLLISMWPYAVPPDYTFWDAASAPGSQLFLLLGMLFLIPIILLYTVFNYWVFRGKVKDGAGGH, from the coding sequence GTGGAAACCATCGACCTGACCCTGATCTGGGTCGTGATCATCGGCATCGGCATCTTCATGTACGTATTGATGGACGGTTTCGATCTCGGCGTCGGCATCCTGTTCCCGTTCGCACCCGACGACCTGTCCCGCGACCGCATGATGAATTCGGTCGCGCCGATCTGGGACGGCAACGAGACCTGGCTGATCCTCGGCGGCGCCGGACTGCTCGCCGCGTTTCCGCTGGTCTATGCGGTGTTTCTGCCGGCGCTGTACATCGGCATCTTCCTGCTGGTCGCCGGCCTGATCTTCCGCGGCATCGCCTTCGAGTTCCGGTTCAAATCCAGCGATCGGTCGCGTCGCTGGTGGGATCGTTCCTTCAGCATCGGCTCGACGGTGGCCTCCTTCGCCCAGGGCGCGGTCGTGGGCGCGTATCTCCAGGGGTTCGAAGTCGTCGACTTCCAGTACGCGGGCGGGCCCTTCGACTGGCTGACGCCGTTCACGGTCATGACCGGCCTGGGCGTCGTCACCGGCTATGCGCTGCTCGGAGCCACCTGGACGGTGCTTAAAACCGAGGGCCATACGCAGGAGTGGGCGTTCAAGGCGAGCGAGCGGCTGCTGATCGCCGTTTTCGCGTTCTTCCTGCTGGTCAGCCTGTGGACGCCGCTGAGCAAGGATTTCGTCCAGCAGCGCTGGCTGGACGGCATGGCCTGGCTCTGGATCTTTCCGGTCGCGACGCTTGCCGCGTTGCTGTGGGTCTGGCGGGCGATCCGCGAGCGTCGCGACGTCGTTCCCTTCGTCGGGTCCATGGTGCTGTTCGGCCTGTTCTATCTCGGGCTGCTGATCTCCATGTGGCCCTACGCCGTGCCGCCGGACTACACGTTCTGGGACGCGGCATCGGCGCCGGGCAGTCAACTGTTCCTGCTCCTGGGCATGCTGTTCCTGATTCCGATCATCCTGCTCTACACCGTCTTCAACTACTGGGTGTTCCGAGGCAAGGTCAAGGACGGTGCCGGCGGTCACTGA
- a CDS encoding leucine dehydrogenase, with product MNLFETIHTTQHEQVVFCHNKDAGLKGIIAIHNTTLGPALGGLRMWPYATEQEALDDVLRLSRGMTYKAAVAGLNLGGGKSVLIGDPRTDKSEALFRAFGRFIDSLNGRYITAEDVGIDVNDMEYVFQETDNCVGVHQVHGGSGDPSPFTAFGTLQGIRASLQHKFGNEEVGNYSYAVQGVGHVGFELVKLLRNEGAKVFVTDINDEAVQACVDLGCEAVGLDEIYDVDADVFCPTALGAIVNEQTIPRFKFKIVCGAANNQLATDECGNELASRGILYAPDYAVNAGGLMNVSIEFEGYNRERAKRMMRTIYYNVSKIFQIADRDGIPTWKAADRMAEERVATIGKLKLPFMGRAHRFPGRERGNH from the coding sequence ATGAATCTTTTCGAAACCATCCATACGACCCAGCACGAACAGGTCGTGTTCTGCCACAACAAGGATGCCGGCCTGAAGGGCATCATCGCGATCCACAACACCACGCTCGGCCCCGCCCTCGGCGGTCTGCGGATGTGGCCCTATGCCACCGAGCAGGAAGCGCTCGACGACGTGTTGCGCCTTTCTCGCGGCATGACCTACAAGGCCGCAGTGGCCGGCCTGAACCTCGGCGGCGGCAAGTCCGTGCTGATCGGCGACCCGCGCACGGACAAGTCCGAAGCGTTGTTCCGCGCCTTCGGCCGCTTCATCGATTCGCTGAACGGCCGCTACATCACGGCCGAGGACGTCGGCATCGATGTCAACGACATGGAGTACGTGTTCCAGGAAACCGACAACTGCGTCGGCGTCCACCAGGTCCACGGCGGATCCGGCGATCCGTCCCCGTTCACCGCGTTCGGCACGCTGCAGGGTATCCGTGCCAGCCTGCAGCACAAGTTCGGCAACGAAGAGGTCGGCAATTACTCCTACGCCGTGCAGGGTGTCGGCCACGTCGGCTTCGAACTGGTCAAGCTGCTGCGCAACGAAGGCGCCAAGGTCTTCGTGACCGACATCAACGACGAAGCCGTCCAGGCCTGCGTCGATCTCGGCTGCGAAGCCGTGGGACTCGACGAAATCTACGATGTCGACGCCGACGTGTTCTGCCCGACCGCGCTGGGCGCGATCGTCAACGAGCAGACCATCCCGCGCTTCAAGTTCAAGATCGTCTGCGGCGCAGCCAACAACCAGCTGGCCACCGACGAATGCGGAAACGAACTGGCCAGCCGCGGCATCCTGTACGCACCGGACTATGCCGTCAACGCAGGCGGCCTGATGAACGTCTCGATCGAGTTCGAGGGCTACAACCGCGAGCGCGCCAAGCGCATGATGCGCACCATCTACTACAACGTCTCGAAGATCTTCCAGATCGCCGACCGCGACGGAATCCCGACCTGGAAGGCGGCCGACCGCATGGCCGAGGAGCGGGTCGCGACCATCGGCAAGCTGAAGCTGCCGTTCATGGGCCGGGCGCATCGCTTCCCGGGCCGCGAGCGCGGCAATCACTGA
- a CDS encoding acetyl-CoA C-acyltransferase, whose translation MTDSIVIVAARRTAIGSFQGQFSPVSAPQLGSAAIRAAVADAGIEGPEVSEVLMGCVLPAGVGQAPARQAALGADLPISVACTTLNKVCGSGMKAVMQGHDALVAGSSDVVVAGGMESMTNAPYLVKRGLRMGHDQLLDHMFFDGLQNPYDGQMMGQFGEQCASKYDFTREQQDAFSRASAERAQAAIESGDFAAEIAPVTVRTRKGELEIGVDEEPGRIDLDKIEKLRPAFAKDGTITAASSSKISDGAAALVLMREVDAGARGAKPLARIVVHATHSQEPEWFTTAPVGALKKVLDKAGWNAADVDLFEINEAFATVTMAAMKELDLPHEKVNVHGGACALGHPIGASGARILVTLIHALKARGGKRGVASLCIGGGEATAIAVELA comes from the coding sequence ATGACCGACTCCATCGTCATCGTGGCCGCGCGCCGCACCGCCATCGGCTCGTTCCAGGGCCAGTTCTCTCCCGTCTCCGCGCCCCAGCTCGGTAGCGCCGCGATCCGAGCCGCCGTCGCCGACGCCGGTATCGAAGGCCCGGAGGTGTCCGAAGTGCTGATGGGTTGCGTCCTTCCGGCCGGGGTCGGCCAGGCACCGGCCCGCCAGGCGGCGCTCGGCGCCGACCTGCCGATCTCGGTCGCCTGCACGACCCTGAACAAGGTCTGCGGATCCGGCATGAAGGCCGTGATGCAGGGCCACGACGCCCTGGTCGCCGGTTCGTCGGATGTCGTCGTTGCCGGCGGTATGGAATCGATGACGAACGCGCCGTACCTGGTCAAGCGAGGGCTGCGGATGGGCCACGACCAGCTGCTCGATCACATGTTCTTCGACGGCCTCCAGAACCCCTATGACGGCCAGATGATGGGCCAGTTCGGCGAGCAGTGCGCGTCGAAGTACGACTTCACCCGCGAGCAGCAGGACGCGTTCTCGCGCGCCTCGGCCGAACGCGCGCAGGCCGCCATCGAGTCCGGTGACTTCGCCGCCGAAATCGCGCCGGTCACGGTCCGCACCCGCAAGGGCGAGCTCGAGATCGGCGTCGACGAGGAACCGGGGCGGATCGACCTCGACAAGATCGAGAAACTGCGCCCGGCCTTCGCCAAGGACGGCACGATCACCGCGGCGAGTTCGTCCAAGATTTCCGACGGTGCCGCCGCCCTGGTGTTGATGCGCGAAGTCGATGCGGGTGCGCGCGGCGCGAAGCCGCTTGCCCGGATCGTCGTCCATGCGACGCACTCGCAGGAGCCCGAATGGTTCACCACCGCCCCCGTCGGCGCGCTGAAGAAGGTGCTCGACAAGGCCGGCTGGAACGCCGCGGACGTCGACCTGTTCGAGATCAACGAAGCCTTCGCCACCGTGACCATGGCCGCCATGAAGGAACTGGACCTGCCGCACGAGAAGGTCAACGTCCACGGCGGCGCCTGCGCCCTCGGACACCCGATCGGCGCCAGCGGTGCACGGATTCTCGTGACCCTGATCCACGCACTGAAGGCGCGCGGCGGCAAGCGCGGGGTCGCCTCCCTGTGCATCGGCGGCGGCGAAGCCACCGCGATCGCCGTCGAGCTGGCCTGA